One window of the Dermacentor andersoni chromosome 10, qqDerAnde1_hic_scaffold, whole genome shotgun sequence genome contains the following:
- the LOC126545026 gene encoding uncharacterized protein, whose translation MSRMGTSAHGNFLMRGTMATFLLLAHIVLHTANAGYWIDPSSEDVTFMDDQKPWRTRPQDLYYDALGFMGLKTLRLTETEKGVRSPTKSRMKSLLQEYEYIDSGTMCKILALNNSIEECHPL comes from the exons ATGTCTCGCATGGGAACTTCTGCCCATGGAAATTTTCTAATGAGAGGAACAATGGCCACGTTCCTTCTACTGGCACACATAGTGCTGCACACTGCTAATGCTGGATACTGGATTGACCCAAGCAGTGAAGACGTGACGTTTATGGACGACCAAAAGCCATGGCGAACCAGACCGCAGGATTT GTATTACGATGCTCTTGGTTTCATGGGTTTGAAAACGCTGCGACTGACAGAAACTGAGAAAGGAGTTCGATCCCC AACGAAGTCTAGAATGAAGTCATTACTGCAAGAATACGAGTATATTGACTCCGGTACAATGTGTAAGATTCTTGCCCTCAACAATTCAATTGAAG AATGCCATCCTCTTTGA